The following are from one region of the Sandaracinus amylolyticus genome:
- a CDS encoding SDR family oxidoreductase, with the protein MTNERTLRGRVAIVTGASRGAGRGIALELGAAGATVYVTGRSTRESAPDAYRGIMELSGISRMPGTIEDTADDVTREGGRGIAVRCDHRDEGEVRALFARVMREQGRLDLLVNNVWGGHETFTKESLSAPFWEQPLAHWNGMFEGGLRSHLIASHVAAPIFVEQKRGLIVTTTFWDRDRYLRGNLFYDLAKASFNRLAFDLAEELRPHGVASVAVSPGWMRTELVLAGHHTTEERWRERPELASTESPRYLGRAVAALAADTGVMAKSGRVLCVGDLAPEYGFTDVDGRVIPPFEIK; encoded by the coding sequence ATGACGAACGAACGAACACTGCGAGGTCGGGTGGCGATCGTGACCGGGGCGAGCCGCGGCGCGGGGCGCGGCATCGCGCTCGAGCTGGGCGCGGCCGGCGCGACGGTCTACGTGACCGGTCGGAGCACGCGCGAGTCGGCGCCCGACGCGTACCGCGGGATCATGGAGCTGAGCGGCATCTCGCGGATGCCGGGGACGATCGAGGACACCGCGGACGACGTCACGCGCGAGGGCGGGCGCGGCATCGCGGTGCGCTGCGATCATCGCGACGAGGGCGAGGTGCGCGCGCTCTTCGCGCGCGTGATGCGCGAGCAAGGGCGGCTCGATCTGCTCGTGAACAACGTGTGGGGCGGACACGAGACGTTCACCAAGGAGTCGCTCTCCGCGCCGTTCTGGGAGCAGCCGCTCGCGCACTGGAACGGCATGTTCGAGGGCGGTCTGCGCAGCCATCTGATCGCGAGCCACGTCGCGGCGCCGATCTTCGTCGAGCAGAAGCGCGGGCTGATCGTCACGACGACGTTCTGGGATCGTGATCGTTATCTGCGCGGCAATCTCTTCTACGACCTCGCGAAGGCGTCGTTCAATCGCCTCGCGTTCGACCTCGCGGAGGAGCTGCGGCCGCACGGCGTCGCATCCGTCGCGGTGTCGCCGGGCTGGATGCGCACCGAGCTGGTGCTCGCGGGGCACCACACGACCGAGGAGCGATGGCGCGAGCGCCCCGAGCTCGCGTCGACGGAATCGCCGCGATATCTGGGGCGCGCGGTCGCCGCGCTCGCGGCGGACACCGGCGTGATGGCGAAGAGCGGGCGCGTGCTGTGCGTCGGCGATCTCGCGCCGGAGTACGGCTTCACCGACGTCGACGGTCGCGTGATCCCGCCCTTCGAGATCAAGTGA
- a CDS encoding serine/threonine-protein kinase translates to MTATGASNDATVLAKPNALGSASTSPGELRCATCGATHPTSYRVCPSDGTPLGSLPPGVEDPMLGAVLAGTFRVRSRLGEGGMGLVYEAEHLRLERRYAVKVIHHGFAWREDLLARFDREARAMSQVRSDHVVDVVDVLRTPDGRPCIVAEKLEGEDLEQHLARETKLSAPRAIRLFRQVCRGLAAAHARGVVHRDLKPSNLFLARDPAGGVTLKILDFGVAKIGGDAELTGTGAIVGTPAYMSPEQARGSANVDARSDVYSAGALLYRMLTGRAPYGSADASVTLVKLLEESPERARTIEPAIPEGVEAVIERAMARDPEARFASIDEMEHAIAVFDAGGTSTVITDDVRPISAARTKSINRRAKWARPLAIGGAVSASLGVGLGVGTFLALLVDGLREGAQIHDAELVLVVLGALVALAAALAGSTRALRGAWRSAPAIEAVGARAWTALGAGVFTYGAMEIASRVWSVVALLRPGHWDPLWSAARVVIALGVGVVVAMMARKRA, encoded by the coding sequence TTGACTGCGACGGGTGCGTCGAACGACGCCACGGTGCTCGCCAAGCCCAATGCGCTCGGCAGCGCCAGCACCTCGCCCGGGGAGCTGCGATGCGCGACGTGCGGCGCGACGCACCCCACCAGCTATCGGGTGTGCCCCAGCGACGGCACCCCGCTCGGCAGCCTGCCACCGGGCGTCGAGGATCCCATGCTCGGCGCGGTGCTCGCGGGCACCTTCCGGGTGCGATCGCGGCTCGGCGAGGGAGGCATGGGCCTCGTGTACGAGGCCGAGCACCTGCGGCTCGAGCGGCGCTACGCGGTCAAGGTGATCCACCACGGCTTCGCGTGGCGCGAGGATCTGCTCGCGCGCTTCGATCGCGAGGCGCGCGCGATGAGCCAGGTGCGCAGCGATCACGTGGTCGACGTCGTCGACGTGCTGCGCACGCCCGATGGTCGTCCGTGCATCGTCGCGGAGAAGCTCGAGGGCGAGGATCTCGAGCAGCACCTCGCGCGCGAGACGAAGCTCTCGGCGCCGCGGGCGATCCGCTTGTTCCGGCAGGTGTGCCGCGGCCTCGCGGCGGCCCACGCGCGCGGCGTGGTGCATCGCGATCTGAAGCCGTCGAACCTCTTCCTCGCGCGCGATCCCGCGGGCGGCGTGACGCTGAAGATCCTCGACTTCGGCGTCGCGAAGATCGGCGGCGACGCGGAGCTCACGGGCACCGGCGCGATCGTCGGGACGCCCGCGTACATGTCGCCGGAGCAGGCGCGCGGATCGGCGAACGTCGACGCGCGCAGCGACGTGTACTCGGCGGGCGCCCTGCTCTATCGGATGCTCACCGGTCGCGCGCCCTACGGCTCGGCCGACGCGAGCGTCACGCTGGTGAAGCTGCTCGAGGAATCGCCCGAGCGCGCGCGCACGATCGAGCCCGCGATCCCCGAGGGCGTCGAGGCGGTGATCGAGCGCGCGATGGCGCGCGATCCCGAGGCGCGCTTCGCGAGCATCGACGAGATGGAGCACGCGATCGCCGTGTTCGACGCCGGCGGCACGAGCACCGTGATCACCGACGACGTGCGCCCGATCAGCGCGGCGCGCACGAAGTCGATCAACCGGCGCGCGAAGTGGGCGCGGCCCCTCGCGATCGGCGGCGCGGTGAGCGCGTCGCTCGGCGTGGGGCTCGGTGTGGGCACGTTCCTCGCGCTGCTCGTCGACGGCTTGCGCGAGGGCGCGCAGATCCACGACGCGGAGCTGGTGCTCGTGGTGCTCGGTGCGCTCGTCGCGCTCGCGGCGGCGCTCGCGGGCAGCACGCGCGCGCTTCGCGGTGCATGGCGCAGCGCGCCGGCGATCGAGGCGGTGGGCGCGCGTGCGTGGACCGCGCTCGGCGCGGGCGTGTTCACGTACGGCGCGATGGAGATCGCGTCGCGCGTGTGGTCGGTGGTCGCGCTTCTGCGCCCCGGTCACTGGGATCCGCTGTGGTCCGCGGCGCGCGTGGTGATCGCGCTCGGGGTCGGCGTCGTGGTCGCGATGATGGCGCGGAAGCGCGCGTGA
- a CDS encoding SUMF1/EgtB/PvdO family nonheme iron enzyme, with the protein MAPAVARAALDPSSRRIASLARTLLVGSLTLAGCECGARTGVLIPDATYPDASFVDAAAAACGPEHPDVACVPGGAFELARYWWYGEQPAPSEIEPSPVAPAILPTFWLDRTEVTADAYEAAVRAGVVPAPPDDCGVRFVLGVDPDTGVVDSVPESSGWHAGVPGDARRDQPVVCVTREEAQAFCESEGGRLPLAPELMKAARGVGPAPRRFPWGDAAPTRDHGWALPDGGERWWIEHAIVGLWWGEPDPVRETRAVGAAPLGVSPYGALDLSGNVSEHLFDCVVDLETSYGRSTELVEITHPVWRAECPPSRGRPTLLVAGSNWASTTVGALSFGVIQLVRLPNEVHELSNVGASVPLQYPGLQFAGSFVPAEMPADPSDVPSEAARRSWFVGFRCAYDVAPASR; encoded by the coding sequence ATGGCACCAGCCGTCGCCCGAGCCGCGTTGGATCCGTCGTCGCGTAGGATCGCTTCCCTCGCGAGAACGCTGCTCGTCGGGTCGCTGACACTCGCGGGCTGCGAGTGCGGCGCCCGCACCGGCGTCCTCATCCCCGACGCCACCTACCCCGACGCGTCGTTCGTCGACGCAGCGGCGGCCGCGTGCGGGCCCGAGCACCCCGACGTCGCGTGCGTGCCCGGCGGGGCGTTCGAACTCGCGCGCTATTGGTGGTACGGCGAGCAGCCCGCTCCGTCGGAGATCGAGCCGTCGCCGGTCGCTCCGGCGATCCTTCCGACGTTCTGGCTCGATCGCACCGAGGTCACCGCGGACGCGTACGAAGCTGCGGTGCGCGCCGGGGTCGTGCCCGCGCCGCCCGACGACTGCGGGGTGCGCTTCGTGCTCGGCGTCGACCCCGACACCGGTGTCGTCGACAGCGTGCCGGAGTCGTCCGGATGGCACGCTGGCGTCCCCGGCGACGCGCGCCGCGACCAGCCCGTCGTGTGCGTCACGCGCGAAGAGGCTCAGGCGTTCTGCGAGAGCGAGGGAGGACGCTTGCCGCTCGCGCCCGAGCTCATGAAAGCAGCGCGCGGCGTCGGACCCGCGCCGCGGCGGTTTCCCTGGGGCGACGCGGCGCCCACGCGCGATCACGGGTGGGCGCTCCCCGACGGCGGCGAGCGATGGTGGATCGAGCACGCGATCGTGGGGCTCTGGTGGGGCGAGCCGGATCCCGTGCGCGAGACCCGCGCAGTCGGCGCCGCGCCGCTCGGGGTGAGCCCGTACGGCGCGCTCGACCTGAGCGGGAACGTGAGCGAGCACCTCTTCGACTGTGTCGTCGATCTCGAGACCTCGTATGGCCGGTCCACCGAGCTCGTCGAGATCACACATCCCGTGTGGCGCGCCGAATGTCCGCCGTCGCGCGGGCGTCCGACGCTCCTCGTCGCGGGAAGCAATTGGGCCTCGACCACGGTCGGCGCGCTGTCGTTCGGCGTGATCCAGCTCGTGCGGCTGCCGAACGAGGTCCACGAGCTCAGCAACGTCGGTGCGAGCGTTCCGCTCCAGTATCCAGGCCTGCAGTTCGCCGGCTCGTTCGTTCCGGCGGAGATGCCCGCGGACCCGAGCGATGTGCCGTCCGAGGCCGCGCGCCGCTCCTGGTTCGTCGGGTTCCGCTGCGCGTACGACGTCGCGCCCGCGTCGCGCTGA
- a CDS encoding DUF1592 domain-containing protein: MSAALRRPSLFFAAALLSACTGDLGGGPAGPSGSSPRPGPGGPGDPVACDTGIPQVAPAPLRRLSPLQYRNTVRDLLGDPGYTPNVDDAASVITERGVRQLRDAAELAIARRSSWSREIFPCDTSGAADEACASSFIESFGARAFRRPLDDDDRSALLDAYRNALANDLTFGEAMEIVLEVILQSPEVVYFEERGAPGATDAIRPLSQYEVASRLSYFLWNTTPDDALTTAARDGALDAAGLRAQAERLLDDPRAEETLQSFFWEWLQLGGGRLHHALESTSKDATLYPEYDADLQAAMRTELEALVRDSFTRGGSFEDLLTTRRAYVNGPLAALYGVEGPSSADEWAWVDLDPTQRAGLLTRAAFLTVFSSATVQSPIRRGVFVVEEVFCVELGTPPPNASDVVVDGGDDGDGLRTVRQDVTARTTSGTCASCHAIINPVGFAFEHYDGIGRHRTDELTTGLPLDASGVVAGTDVDGEVRDAVELSTRIATSARARTCFSNRWLERALGRVPARLDTCSVDRIAERFRESGSMRELLLAIVESDAFRYVNVQEVAP; the protein is encoded by the coding sequence ATGAGCGCCGCGCTTCGACGTCCATCGCTCTTCTTCGCGGCCGCGCTCTTGAGCGCGTGCACCGGCGATCTCGGCGGGGGACCGGCGGGTCCCAGCGGCTCGAGCCCTCGACCTGGCCCGGGCGGGCCCGGTGATCCCGTCGCGTGCGACACCGGGATCCCGCAGGTCGCGCCCGCACCGCTGCGTCGCCTGTCGCCGCTGCAGTACCGCAACACGGTGCGCGATCTGCTCGGCGATCCTGGCTACACACCGAACGTCGACGACGCCGCGTCGGTGATCACCGAGCGCGGCGTGCGACAGCTCCGCGACGCGGCGGAGCTCGCGATCGCGCGTCGCTCGAGCTGGTCGCGCGAGATCTTCCCGTGCGACACGAGCGGCGCCGCGGACGAAGCGTGCGCGTCGTCGTTCATCGAGTCGTTCGGTGCGCGTGCGTTCCGCCGCCCGCTCGACGACGACGATCGCTCGGCGCTGCTCGACGCGTATCGCAACGCGCTCGCGAACGATCTCACGTTCGGCGAGGCGATGGAGATCGTGCTCGAGGTGATCCTGCAGTCGCCCGAGGTCGTGTACTTCGAGGAGCGCGGCGCGCCCGGCGCGACCGACGCGATCCGCCCGCTCTCGCAGTACGAGGTCGCCTCGCGGCTCTCGTACTTCCTGTGGAACACGACGCCCGACGACGCGCTCACCACCGCGGCGCGCGACGGCGCGCTCGACGCCGCGGGGCTGCGCGCGCAGGCCGAGCGCCTGCTCGACGATCCACGCGCCGAGGAGACGCTGCAGTCGTTCTTCTGGGAGTGGCTCCAGCTCGGCGGCGGACGCCTGCACCACGCGCTCGAGTCGACCTCGAAGGACGCGACGCTCTATCCCGAGTACGACGCGGATCTCCAGGCGGCGATGCGCACCGAGCTCGAGGCGCTGGTGCGCGACAGCTTCACGCGCGGCGGCAGCTTCGAGGATCTGCTCACCACGCGGCGTGCGTACGTGAACGGTCCGCTCGCCGCGCTCTATGGCGTCGAGGGACCGAGCTCTGCCGACGAGTGGGCGTGGGTCGATCTCGATCCCACCCAGCGCGCCGGGCTGCTCACGCGTGCCGCGTTCCTCACCGTGTTCTCGAGCGCGACCGTGCAGTCGCCGATCCGCCGCGGCGTGTTCGTCGTCGAAGAGGTGTTCTGCGTCGAGCTCGGCACCCCGCCGCCCAACGCGAGCGACGTGGTCGTCGACGGCGGTGACGACGGAGACGGTCTGCGCACCGTGCGCCAGGACGTGACCGCGCGGACGACGAGCGGCACGTGCGCGAGCTGCCACGCGATCATCAACCCCGTCGGCTTCGCGTTCGAGCACTACGACGGCATCGGACGACACCGCACCGACGAGCTCACGACCGGCCTCCCGCTCGATGCGAGCGGCGTGGTCGCGGGCACCGACGTCGACGGCGAGGTGCGCGACGCGGTCGAGCTCAGCACGCGCATCGCGACGAGCGCGCGAGCGCGTACGTGCTTCTCGAATCGCTGGCTCGAGCGCGCGCTCGGTCGCGTGCCGGCGCGCCTCGACACCTGCTCGGTGGACCGCATCGCCGAGCGCTTCCGAGAGTCCGGCAGCATGCGCGAGCTCCTGCTCGCGATCGTCGAGAGCGACGCGTTCCGATACGTGAACGTCCAGGAGGTGGCGCCGTGA
- a CDS encoding DUF1552 domain-containing protein, translated as MNDLHSGRRAFLVGLGGAIISLPLLEHTHGRAFAQGPAPKRFLTVFEHGGTISNMYRGWPNGDGGWRADGRGEGHGLDYWAPASTSETLALGPIHQDLAPWASKLLVLQGVDNRAGILQSEYADGGHGTANVTALTAADISDPGDDAVSRGPSIDHVLAERLAAIQPARFSRIHLDVSGHHYGSPYFRAAGERVEGEPDPRAAFDSIFEGVTGDGAPDPALLRRIRRRRSVLDGALDQLARFRSRVSASDRAAVDAHLEHLRALERELDALETPPMCAPPDEIAEASRAEVIGPLHVRIIVAALRCGLTNVANLEIADIITPWVGGTDWGYEIGHSLHHYAREIGPEGPSAGQHDQWVSEMLANRRWRMSLVRQLIEGLDDPTFLEGDRTLLDNSLVLCTSEFSNGAVHVAYNVPVLLAGSAGGYFRTGRNIDYDTAPGALEYTSRESTHNLFTSILQAFGGDDAHFGSEHAVHQGPLPELT; from the coding sequence GTGAACGATCTGCACTCGGGCCGTCGCGCCTTCCTCGTGGGCCTCGGAGGCGCGATCATCTCGCTGCCGCTCCTCGAGCACACCCACGGCCGCGCCTTCGCGCAGGGCCCTGCGCCCAAGCGCTTCCTCACCGTGTTCGAGCACGGCGGGACGATCTCGAACATGTACCGCGGCTGGCCCAACGGGGACGGCGGTTGGCGCGCCGACGGTCGCGGCGAAGGGCACGGGCTCGACTACTGGGCGCCGGCGAGCACCAGCGAGACGCTCGCGCTCGGTCCGATCCACCAGGACCTCGCGCCGTGGGCGTCGAAGCTCCTCGTGCTCCAGGGCGTCGACAACCGCGCGGGCATCCTCCAGAGCGAGTACGCCGACGGCGGGCACGGCACCGCGAACGTCACCGCGCTCACCGCGGCGGACATCTCGGACCCCGGCGACGACGCGGTCTCGCGCGGTCCCTCGATCGATCACGTCCTCGCCGAGCGGCTCGCCGCGATCCAGCCCGCGCGCTTCTCGCGCATCCACCTCGACGTGTCGGGCCATCACTACGGCTCGCCGTACTTCCGCGCGGCTGGTGAGCGCGTCGAGGGCGAGCCCGATCCGCGCGCCGCGTTCGACTCGATCTTCGAGGGCGTCACCGGCGACGGCGCACCCGATCCCGCGCTCCTCCGTCGCATCCGACGCCGCCGCAGCGTGCTCGACGGAGCGCTCGATCAGCTCGCGCGGTTCCGCTCACGCGTGAGCGCGAGCGATCGCGCGGCGGTCGACGCGCATCTCGAGCACCTGCGCGCGCTCGAGCGCGAGCTCGACGCGCTCGAGACTCCGCCGATGTGCGCACCGCCCGACGAGATCGCCGAGGCCTCTCGCGCCGAGGTGATCGGCCCGCTGCACGTGCGCATCATCGTCGCCGCGCTGCGCTGCGGGCTCACCAACGTCGCGAACCTCGAGATCGCCGACATCATCACGCCCTGGGTCGGCGGGACCGACTGGGGCTACGAGATCGGGCACTCGCTGCACCACTACGCGCGCGAGATCGGCCCCGAGGGCCCCTCGGCGGGCCAGCACGACCAGTGGGTCTCGGAGATGCTCGCGAACCGTCGCTGGCGCATGAGCCTGGTGCGCCAGCTGATCGAAGGGCTCGACGACCCGACGTTCCTCGAGGGCGATCGCACGCTGCTCGACAACAGCCTCGTGCTCTGCACGAGCGAGTTCTCGAACGGCGCGGTCCACGTCGCCTACAACGTGCCGGTGCTGCTCGCGGGGAGCGCGGGCGGGTACTTCCGCACCGGGCGCAACATCGACTACGACACCGCGCCCGGCGCGCTCGAGTACACGTCGCGCGAGTCGACGCACAACCTCTTCACGTCGATCCTCCAAGCGTTCGGCGGAGACGACGCGCACTTCGGGAGCGAGCACGCGGTCCACCAGGGCCCGCTCCCCGAGCTCACTTGA
- a CDS encoding AraC family transcriptional regulator has protein sequence MTERIFVSEDPLAALPPPLEDAPYSAWAPSLALRAYVTRIHLCLEPIARGEEIVERVLPDGTVHVAFTLGDPVPGPRGDDALEAEVHGASVAPVIIRMAGRIEQVGVHLRAGAIGHQLGVPAGEIAGARVSLDALWGRAAQEARERLASAPHGRARVATMEAILRERLRGVDAAPHRAALAAMRRIAEHGGRERVRDVAAHVGVGERRLEQLFHQHVGLSPKAACRLARFRAALAMVRRGSAWSDVVIACGYVDQSHLVHDVRAFTGLTPSALRREFGFLQAASGA, from the coding sequence GTGACCGAGCGGATCTTCGTCTCCGAAGATCCGCTCGCGGCGCTGCCGCCGCCGCTCGAAGACGCGCCCTACTCCGCATGGGCGCCTTCGCTCGCGCTGCGCGCGTACGTGACGCGGATCCACCTGTGCCTCGAGCCGATCGCGAGGGGCGAGGAGATCGTGGAGCGCGTGCTGCCCGACGGAACGGTGCACGTCGCGTTCACGCTGGGCGATCCTGTGCCCGGCCCGCGCGGCGACGACGCGCTCGAGGCCGAGGTGCACGGCGCGAGCGTCGCGCCGGTGATCATCCGGATGGCGGGCCGCATCGAGCAGGTCGGCGTGCACCTGCGCGCGGGCGCGATCGGGCACCAGCTCGGTGTGCCGGCGGGAGAGATCGCGGGCGCGCGTGTGTCGCTCGACGCGCTCTGGGGACGCGCGGCGCAGGAGGCGCGCGAGCGGCTCGCGTCGGCGCCGCACGGACGCGCGCGGGTGGCGACGATGGAGGCGATCCTCCGCGAGCGACTGCGCGGCGTGGACGCGGCCCCGCATCGCGCGGCGCTCGCGGCGATGCGGCGCATCGCGGAGCACGGCGGTCGCGAGCGGGTGCGCGACGTCGCGGCGCACGTCGGCGTCGGAGAGCGACGGCTCGAGCAGCTCTTCCACCAGCACGTCGGGCTCTCGCCGAAGGCCGCGTGTCGCCTCGCGCGGTTCCGCGCGGCGCTGGCGATGGTGCGTCGGGGGAGCGCGTGGTCCGACGTGGTGATCGCGTGCGGGTACGTCGATCAGTCGCACCTCGTGCACGACGTGCGGGCGTTCACCGGGCTCACGCCGAGCGCGCTGCGTCGCGAGTTCGGGTTTCTCCAAGCCGCGTCGGGCGCATGA
- a CDS encoding serine/threonine-protein kinase, with protein MAVDAPGRIIAGKYELVSPAGEGGMAVVWKALARGAGSFQRPVAIKRIQHAKHADPSFVRMFEEEARVGSELHHPNVVQILDFGMDEEGGYYLVMEWIEGLDMFQWVRSFPKGLRETPWPLVAAIGIEVCRALAAAHERVDARGQIVPVYHRDVSPSNVLLGVSGVVKLTDFGLARAMDRASMTRPNVIKGKLAYCAPELISGAKPSAQSDLFALGVVLWEALAQKRLFTGKNDLEVLLAVRKGDVPRLSDLRPDLPHSLALAVHTALETQPDTRFENAKSMARALAAVLRAEAEHADAEPLGASVRAARVRLGKDAPEGAPQPVLEAPTPKLGAPALTPVSEPSAQEISLTELEAVETPTVLPAESASMSVEKAPNKTVPGSPAVLSPAPRGLWQSDDRSVAEPLPLVKKK; from the coding sequence ATGGCGGTCGACGCGCCGGGCAGGATCATCGCGGGGAAGTACGAGCTCGTCTCTCCCGCAGGCGAAGGCGGCATGGCCGTCGTGTGGAAGGCGCTGGCGCGCGGCGCCGGGAGCTTCCAGCGTCCCGTCGCGATCAAGCGCATCCAGCACGCGAAGCACGCGGACCCGAGCTTCGTGCGGATGTTCGAGGAGGAAGCCCGCGTCGGCTCCGAGCTCCATCACCCGAACGTCGTGCAGATCCTCGACTTCGGCATGGACGAGGAGGGCGGCTACTACCTCGTGATGGAGTGGATCGAGGGCCTGGACATGTTCCAGTGGGTCCGCTCGTTCCCGAAGGGTCTGCGCGAGACCCCATGGCCGCTGGTCGCCGCGATCGGCATCGAGGTGTGCCGCGCCCTCGCTGCGGCGCACGAGCGCGTCGACGCGCGCGGGCAGATCGTGCCGGTCTACCACCGCGACGTGTCGCCCTCGAACGTGCTGCTCGGCGTGAGCGGCGTCGTGAAGCTCACGGACTTCGGCCTCGCGCGGGCGATGGATCGCGCGAGCATGACGCGGCCCAACGTCATCAAGGGCAAGCTCGCGTACTGCGCGCCCGAGCTGATCAGCGGCGCGAAGCCGAGCGCGCAGTCGGATCTGTTCGCGCTCGGCGTGGTGCTCTGGGAGGCGCTCGCGCAGAAGCGTCTCTTCACCGGGAAGAACGATCTCGAGGTGCTGCTCGCGGTGCGCAAGGGCGACGTGCCGCGGCTCTCGGATTTGCGGCCCGACCTGCCGCACTCGCTCGCGCTCGCGGTGCACACGGCGCTCGAGACGCAGCCCGACACGCGGTTCGAGAACGCGAAGTCGATGGCGCGCGCGCTCGCCGCGGTGCTGCGTGCGGAGGCGGAGCACGCGGATGCCGAGCCGCTCGGCGCGAGCGTGCGCGCGGCGCGTGTGAGGCTGGGCAAGGACGCGCCCGAGGGCGCACCGCAGCCGGTGCTCGAGGCGCCGACGCCGAAGCTCGGCGCGCCCGCGCTCACGCCGGTGTCGGAGCCGAGCGCGCAGGAGATCTCGCTCACCGAGCTCGAGGCGGTCGAGACGCCGACCGTGCTGCCCGCGGAGAGCGCGAGCATGTCGGTCGAGAAGGCACCGAACAAGACGGTCCCGGGATCGCCCGCGGTGCTGTCGCCGGCGCCCAGGGGGTTGTGGCAGAGCGATGATCGAAGCGTCGCGGAGCCGCTGCCCCTCGTGAAGAAGAAGTAG
- a CDS encoding serine/threonine-protein kinase: MGRDQPGRRIAGKYELVERAGEGGMATVWRAITLGAEGFERPVALKRAHPALAVDPQFVAMFVEEARVNATLDHPNIVHIHDFGSDEHGHYLVMEWVEGLDLRRLVHAHALVEEQVAWPTAVAIVVEVLRGLHAAHTRETPDGDAAPIFHRDVTPQNVMLAVNGAVKITDFGLARATDRARVTNPGTVKGKLGYLAPELTLDHPPSALTDLFGVGIVLWETLAGERLFEGASDVEILQKVARASVPPIMAIRPDVPTALAEIVHTALARDPASRFPDVRSMGVALRRVLRDHLDEPPDMHAIANDVREARERLGLGTGRRSVSSLDVEQAKRVRAALFGASSDELDASGAIPLELSRKKQ; the protein is encoded by the coding sequence GTGGGGCGGGACCAACCGGGGCGGCGGATCGCCGGGAAGTACGAGCTCGTCGAGCGCGCCGGCGAGGGCGGGATGGCGACCGTCTGGCGTGCGATCACGCTCGGCGCCGAGGGCTTCGAGCGCCCGGTGGCCCTCAAGCGCGCGCACCCGGCGCTGGCCGTGGACCCACAGTTCGTCGCGATGTTCGTCGAGGAAGCGCGCGTGAACGCCACGCTCGACCACCCGAACATCGTGCACATCCACGACTTCGGGAGCGACGAGCACGGCCACTACCTCGTGATGGAGTGGGTCGAGGGGCTCGACCTGCGCCGCCTCGTGCACGCGCACGCGCTCGTGGAGGAGCAGGTCGCGTGGCCGACCGCGGTGGCGATCGTGGTGGAAGTGCTGCGCGGGCTGCACGCGGCGCACACCCGCGAGACGCCCGACGGCGATGCTGCGCCGATCTTCCACCGCGACGTGACGCCGCAGAACGTGATGCTCGCGGTGAACGGCGCGGTGAAGATCACCGACTTCGGCCTCGCGCGGGCGACCGATCGCGCGCGCGTGACGAACCCCGGCACGGTGAAGGGCAAGCTCGGCTACCTCGCGCCGGAGCTCACGCTCGATCATCCGCCGTCGGCGCTCACCGATCTCTTCGGCGTGGGCATCGTGCTCTGGGAGACGCTCGCGGGAGAGCGACTGTTCGAGGGCGCGAGCGACGTCGAGATCCTGCAGAAGGTGGCCCGCGCGAGCGTGCCGCCGATCATGGCGATCCGTCCCGACGTGCCGACCGCGCTCGCCGAGATCGTCCACACCGCGCTCGCGCGCGACCCGGCGAGTCGCTTCCCCGACGTGCGCTCGATGGGCGTCGCGCTTCGCCGCGTGCTGCGCGATCACCTCGACGAGCCGCCGGACATGCACGCGATCGCGAACGACGTGCGCGAGGCGCGCGAGCGGCTCGGGCTCGGGACCGGGCGTCGCAGCGTCTCGTCGCTCGACGTGGAGCAGGCGAAGCGCGTTCGCGCGGCGCTCTTCGGGGCGTCCTCGGACGAGCTCGACGCGAGCGGGGCGATCCCGCTCGAGCTCAGCCGCAAGAAGCAGTGA